TTGCAACGATGCGGCGAACGGCTGCCTCAATGTCGAGGATGATCGAGGGCTGAATACCTTCGGTGGGTTCGTCGAGCACTAACAGTTTGGGATTACCCATCAGCGCACGGGCGATCGCCAATTGTTGCTGCTGACCACCACTGAGGTCACCGCCCATGCGACCTAGCATTGTCTTCAGAACGGGGAATAGCTCAAAAATCTCATCGGGAATGTTTTTGGGTCCCTTCACCTTTTCGGCACGCGCCTCAAATCCCAGAATCAGATTTTCCTTAACGGTGAGACGGGGAATGATTTCACGTCCCTGCGGCACATAACCAATCCCTAAGCGGGCGCGTTGGTCAGGGGAGATGCCAGTAATAGGGCGATCGCCAAACACAATTGAGCCTCGCCGGGGTTGGATCAACCCCATGATGGTTTTGAGCAGGGTTGTCTTGCCCACCCCGTTACGCCCGATCAAGCACACCATCTGCCCTTTGGGCACGCTCAAATCCACATCGCGCAAAATGTGGCTCTCACCGTAGTAGACATTTAAGCCGGACACTTGCAGCATCAGGGAGCCAGAAGCGGTATCGGGAGTAAGGACGGAGGAATTGGCTTGAGTCATGGGAAGAGGGAAGAGGGAAAAAAGAAAGAAGAAGGAGAAAGAGAAAGGCTGAAGGATAAAGGCTGAAGGATAAAGGCTGAAGGATAAAGGCTGAAGGATAAAGGCTGAAGGATAAGAAAATTCCGAACCCACCAACCCCTAACGATTAGCTATTGACCATTAACCATTGACCATTGACCATCAACCATTGACCATTAACCATTGGCTATTGACCATTAACCATTAACCATTGACGATTAACCATTAACCATTGACGATTGACCATCAACCACTAACAATTGACCGTTACCCAATGACATCAGAGCCACTGGCAACCTCTAGAACTGCCTGGTCGAGACTGATCGGCTTTTCCGAGTGAACTTCTTGTCCCAGATAGACTTCAATCACACGAGGATCACTCTGCACCTCATCGATCGTGCCTTCAAAGAGCACAGAGCCTTCATGTAAAACTGTGACCTGACGAGCAATTTGCCGGACAAATTCCATATCGTGTTCGATCACGATGACGGAATGGCTTTCTGCGAGCGACAGCAACAGATCTCCTGTGCGTTCGGTTTCTTCGTCGGTGAGTCCGGCAACAGGCTCATCCACCAACAGCAGATCGGGGGATTGGGCAACCAACATGCCAATTTCTAACCATTGCTTCTCACCGTGAGAAAGCAAGTTTGCTTTCATATCGGCTTTATGAGTCAAGCCAATCGTTTCCAGTAAGCTCACGACATTCCGTTTCTCCGGTGCTGGAGTTCCTTGAAACAGCGTCGAAAATACATTCTTGTTGCGATTACACGCTAGCTCTAGATTTTCACGGGGAGTCAAATTGAGATAAACCCGTGGAGTTTGAAACTTACGACCTACGCCGAACCGTGCGATTTGGTGTTCCTTGAGCGATCGCACATTACGCCCTTTGACCAGCACCCGCCCCTCAGTTGGTTTGACTTTACCCGTGATCACATCCAAAAAGGTCGTTTTACCTGCCCCGTTTGGACCAATGATCACCCGCAACTCACCGACATCCATGCTGAAATTGAGATGATTGAGAGCTTTGAAACCGTCAAAATCAACGGTTAAATTCTCAATTTCCAAGATTTTTCCGCTCATGCTGAACCTCTGGGTCTTTTTCTAAGCTGGGATAGGTCGCAACGCTACGACGACCTGTTAAGGTCTGGAACCACTCCACGCTGCGATCGCGCAACACTCCGACAATTCCGGTGGGCATCGCCAGCACCACCAACAGGAACAAACCGCCCTGGAAGAACAACCAGATGTCCGGAAACTGTTCACTCAGCAAACTCTTAGCAAAGTTCACCACTAACGCGCCCAACACCGCTCCTGCCAGGGTTGCCCGTCCGCCAACCGCCACCCAAATCACCATCTCAATTGAGAAAGCGATATCCATCGACTTAGGCGAGATGATCCCGGTTTGCAGGGTGAACATCGCTCCAGCCAATCCGGCAAGGGCACCCGACACCGCAAACACCAGCACCTTAAAGCCCGTGGGGTCATAGCCCGAAAAACGGACACGGGGTTCATCATCTCGGATGGCAATGAGCAAGCGTCCGAACCGTCCACTGGTCAACCAACGACAGAGCGCGTAAGCCAGCACCAGGAAGATCACGGTTGCTACATAAAATCCAAAGCGGGTGCCCTCATCTTTGACTGAAGCTCCCAGCAATGTATTGAAGTCGGTCAAACCGTTGGTGCCGTTGATCAGCTTTTGTTGCCCGTTGAAAAAGTTGAAAAAGATGATGGTGGTTGCCTGCGTCAGGATGGAGAAATAAACACCCCGAATCCGGTTGCGAAACACCAGGTAGCCCAGAATCGCTGCCAGAATTGCAGGAATCAGAACCACCGCAAACATGGAGAAGCTAAAGGAGTAAAAAGGCTTCCAGAACCAGGGCAACTCAGTCACCCCGTAGAGGGTCATAAATTCTGGCAGTTGAATGCTGGCACTCGCTGGAATCTGAAGCTTCATGTGCATCGCCAGAGCATAGCCCCCCAACGCAAAGAAGACCCCATGCCCCAGGCTCAGCAATCCGGTGTAACCCCAGATCAGGTCGATTCCCAACGCCACGATCGCCAACGCCAGAAACCGCCACAGCAACTCCAGACGAAAGTCCGACAGAATCGCCGGAACGATAAAGATCAACGCCAGTGCGATCGCCAGAACAATACCTGACTCAATTAGGAGCGATCGCTGTTTCCCTGCCTTGGCTACCGATGGTTCAACGGCTGCTTGTGTTGTCATTGCTTTTACCCTCTATCCCTCATCCTTCAGCGTTTAACCTTCAGCCTCTATTCCTCATCCTTAATTCTTTCTCTCTTCCTTTTTCGTTCCTCCCTGTTACGCATCTACCGTTCGTCCCTTCTGCGGAAACAGACCACCCGGACGGTATTGCAAGAAGATCACGATTAATGCAAAGACCATTACTTTTGCCATGCTGGTCGTTGCGAAAAAGGTGAAGAAATCAACCAATGGCTGGAACTTAGTCAGGAATGCCAGCATCCCCGTACCAATCACATATTCACTGATGCCGATCGCCATCGCGCCTAAAATACTGCCAAACAAGTTGCCCACACCGCCAACGACAACGACCATGAAGGTATTGACGATGTAGTTTTGTCCCGTATTGGGACCCACTGACCCCAACAAACTCACTGCACATCCGGCAACTCCCGCCAAACCAGAACCGATCGCAAAGGTGATCGCATCGACTTTGCGGGTTGAGATGCCAAGACAGGCACTCATGTTGCGGTTTTGAGTAACGGATCGAATGCGTAAGCCCCAGGGCGACTTTTGCAGGAAGAAATAAACGCCCACAACACAGATCACCGTCAGCACCAAAATAAACATACGGACATAGGGAAGCTGATATCCCCCCGCAATCTCAAAGCCACCTCTGAGCCATGCCGGAGCCGTCACGTCTTTGTTTTGTGCGCCAAACCAGGGTTCTGTTACCGCTAACTTATACGTCTGAGATAAAAAGGTGCCGACTGCCAGCGAGATCGCGATCGACAGGGACAACAAGAGGGCGATCGCCCATTGTTTCAATTGCTGCACGTTCGACTGTCGTCGCAACAGCCATTGCCCACCAAAAAACAGCACACAAAACAGCACCAAGCCAATTACCAGTACCCAGTTCACACTGCGGACAAACTGTTGCAAGATCAGGCTCACGCCCCAGGTGGCTAGCAGGGTTTCGAGCGGTCGCCCATAGAGATAGCGAATTACACCCCGCTCTAACGCCAGACCCACCAGAGCCGCCACAATAAAGGCGGCTACTAAGGCAAAAAGAATATAAATCTCAAAGAGGGGACCACCGATTTGCTTAAAGGCGTTTTGCACGACGAATGTGGTGTAGGCTCCCAGCATCATCAACTCACCGTGAGCCATGTTGATCACACCCATCAGTCCAAACACGATCGCCAAGCCAAGGGCAGCTAGCAGCAAAATCGAGCCGATGCTGAGTCCGCTAAAGACACCATCTAAAATACTGGGTAACAAACTTTCTCTCCCTTGATGCTGCGTTGTTGTAGCGTCACGCGATACAGAAGTCGGAGTTCTTAAAGAACTCCGACTTCTAGCTGATCGAATCGTTAGATCTGGTACTTACCTGGAGTTTCAACGTCGGTCTTCGTCCAGTCACAGGCAAAGCCCTTCGTTTCAGCCACAAACTGGTTCCATGGCACTGGATCAACGGGACCGTCGGTTTCAAAGACGATCTCAAACAGACCGTCATCACGGACTTCCCCAATTCGCACGGTCTTGGAGATGTGGTGGTTGGGGTTCATCGTCACAGGACCTTCCGGTGCTGCGAACTGTTGACCGTATGCGGCGGCACGAACCGCTTCCAGGTCAGAAGGAGTTCCTTCGGTGCCCGCTTTCTCAACGGCTTGCTTCCAGATGTTGACGGAGATGTAAGCCGCTTCCATGGGGTCGTTGGTTACACGAGTATCACCGTACTCCGCCTTGAATGCTTCAACGTAGGCAGTGTTCTCAGGCGTATCAACCGTCATGAAGTAGTTCCAGGCAGCAAAGTGACCCAACAGGTATTCCTTACCGATCGCCTGAACTTCTTCTTCCGCGATACTCACCGACATCACAGGATACTTGTCTGGTGTTAGACCTGCACCTTGCATCTGCTTGAAGAAGGCAACGTTGCTGTCCCCGTTCAGGGTGTTGTAGATCACGCCACCATTAGGCAGAGCCGAGCGAATCTTCGCGATGATGGGTGCAACTTCGGTGTTGCCCAGAGGCAGGTAGTCTTCACCAACCGTGGTGCCACCCTTCGCTTCCAATTGCGCCTTGATGATGGTGTTTGCGGTACGGGGGAATACGTAGTCAGAGCCAACCAGGTAGAAGTCTGTGCCTTTGTTTTCCAACAACCAGTCCACAGAGGGTTCGATCTGCTGGTTGGGAGCGGCTCCAGTGTAGAAAATGTTTTTGGAACACTCTTGACCCTCATACTGCACAGGGTAGTAGAGCATGTGATTTTTGGATTCAAAGACAGGCAGCACAGCTTTGCGGCTAGCCGATGTCCAGCAACCAAACACCACAACCACCTGATCTTCGTCGATCAGCTTGGTGGCTTTTTCAGCAAAGGTAGGCCAGTCAGAGGCACCGTCTTCTTCGATCGCCTCGATCTGCTTACCTAAAATTCCACCTGCATCATTGATCTGCTTAATCGCAAGCTTTGTAGAGTCAACCACACTCTTCTCAGAGATGGCCATTGTGCCGCTGAGGGAGTGCAAAATACCAACTTTGATGGTTTCACCACCAGCCGCAGCGGGAGACTCAGCTGCGGGAGACTCAGCCGCAGGAGATTCAGCCGTATCAGTGGGTGCGCTGGCACAAGCTTTTAATAAAATACTGGTTCCTAACGCGGCGGAACCATACAACAAAAATTTGCGGCGACCAAATAGCCTTGTCATGAAATGCTCCTCAACGAGGGAAGACGAAATAAATAGGGATGCGTAAACTGACCGGATAGCAGAAGATACACTCCCTGCAAGAGCATTCAGCTTTTGAGCCTGTGCAACATCCGTGTCGATTGCTTACGCAGTGATATTAGGGCTGTGTCAGGTCACCAATTGTATCCAGTTATACAAACGGCAAAGTCTTAAGTTTTTGTAAACCATCTTTAGAATGAGATCGGTTCTACCAGTTGGGTGACTTTGCCCATATGTAATCGAATGAAATCGATAATTGTCGGCAATCCTTCGTGAATTTTTAAGTTGGTGAAGACAAAGGGCTTATCACCTCGCATTTTGCGGGCATCGCGTTCCATCACAGCCAAATCTGCTCCAACATAGGGTGCCAAATCAATTTTGTTAATTACCAGCAAGTCTGACTTGGTGATCCCCGGTCCACCTTTACGAGGAATTTTGTCTCCGGCGGCGACATCAATCACGTAAATCGTCAGATCGACTAACTCTGGGCTGAAGGTAGACGCCAGATTGTCCCCCCCACTCTCGACAAACACCAGATCGAGAGGTTGAAACCGCTGTTCCAGTTGTTCGATCGCCACCAGGTTAATCGAGGCATCTTCTCGAATTGCCGTATGAGGGCATCCTCCCGTCTCAACCCCGACGATGCGATCGCGCTCTAGGGCTTCGCTACGAACCAAAAACTGAGCATCCTCTTGGGTATAAATGTCGTTTGTGACCACTGCAATGTTGAATTCATCACGCATCGCTTTGCAGAGCCGATCCACTAAAGCCGTTTTTCCTGACCCGACTGGACCTGCAATTCCAACTCGAAATGTGTGCATATACACCTCAACATAAATTTTGATTTTTCGCAAAAAATGATCAGTTTTTTATCTGGATCTCTATCTAACGGCTCGTAAGTATGAACTATGTCGGTAAATGGGTAGGTTTTAGGATCATTCGCGTTGACGATGTAGAGACTGGTCGCTTACGCCATCCTAAAGATTCAAGCTTGAACTTTACTACAGTTACAGACTGCTGTGCATTGTTTTAAAAGGTCATGGTGCTATGGAAACGCTAGCTTACTTATATTCTGTTGAAGAGACAGAAATATCTGCGGTAGAAACATTTTTTGACAACTTTAATAACAACGATCCTGTCGTTTTATTTGGCACTGCAACGGATGGCTCGCATGAGTTGATGGAAGACGAGATCATCGAGCTAGAAACATCTGTTGTGTGGATGATGCCGTAGGGGAAGAGAGAAAAAAGAAGAGAGAAGAAAGAAGAGGCAAGATAAAACTGGATACCTCTTTGATCTCAACTCCTTGATCTCAACTCCGAAATAGGCGAGAGTAGAGCGTCTCGTGGGTCATGCTGGCGATCGCCACACCCCAGCTACAGCAATCTAGCGCATTGTCGGGCATGAGCAGAATGTCGTCAACTGCGGCGACTAATCGAGGATGTAAGGCTAACCCGATTTGCTGTCCGGCGGTTTGCCCTAAGGGGATCAACTTCACTCCAGCATTGACCAGATTGGTTGCCCAACTTTGCAAATAGCCCAATAGAGCCGAGTGCGGGTCAATGTTCCAGCGGGCAGCGGCAATGGCAAAGGCGATCGCAAAGTGGCAGGGATCACCGCACGCCTGAATGGGATCACGCAGTTGAGGATCGAGATCTAACAACAATCGAGTCAGCGATCGCCCCATTTGCCAACTTTGTTGACGCAATTCTTCAGTTTCTCGAAAAGCAGATAGCCAGTGATTCCAGTTGCTCAGACCCGTCAAATCTTCTTGTTGGGTGCAGTGGTAGGCTCTTAGAGCGATCGCCCCTTCCACCCGAATTGCCCCATACCGCAACTCCTGCTCTAACCAACTCTGTAAGCCTGCTGCATCCGTCATCTGACCTGCCTGTACCAGCGTTTCCAGTCCCTCGGAGTATGTGTAAGCCCCCACAGGCAAAGCGGGACTGACCAATTGCAACAACCGCAATAAGGCATAGGGGTCACGAGTAACGTCCTCAGTGGTCATGGGAAGGGTATCCATGAGCGTGTTCTCCGTGGGAGTGAGTGTGGGTGTGTGCTTCGTGGGTGTGGGCTGTGGAACTGGAGGATTGGCGATGTCCATAGGCTCCGGCTTCGGGTTGAAAGGGAGCAACTTCCTCAATAATTTGTAATCCCATCTGCTCCAACATGGAGCGTAATACTGGATCAGGGGATAACCGCAGGTAAGTTCGCGTCACTTCCAGAGCAACATGACGATTGCCCAGATGATAAGCCGCTTTGAGCAGCAACAGGGGAGTTGTAGCTGTCACCGTTAGGACTGGCTCTGGTTTGGCAATCACTTGAAGAACAGAACTATTCTCTGAGGATTGCAATAAATCCCCATGGTGCAATATGCTACCCCTAGGAAGCTGTAGGTACACAGCTTGACCATCGCTTTCAAAGTAATGGCGCGATCGCACCCGTTCGTCAGCGGTCAGAGCCAACGTCCGATGAATCGTCACATTTGAGTCCTGGGGAATGCGCTGTGTGTAGGTCAACATGGTGCAATGACGAACTGAAGCAATTAAGAATTTATGGCTTTTTTATCACGGTTCACCGAGAGTTCAATCGGGGCGGACTGAACTGTCTCAGGAGCTTCTGTAAATTGTGATATCGCTGGCTAGAGAGTCTCAACAATGAAAACAAACGCCTTTCAGAAACGGTTTACACAGTTGCAAGCTCGCCTTTCTCAACAGTTGAGCTATCTCTTGGCTGACTCCTACGACACCATGGCTTACGATTCTCACATTCATCGCTTGCTGGCAGAGTCAGGGATTGATTACCAGACTTACACCATACTGCCCTGGGTAGACTACTGCAATTCCCATTTAGCCCTCTGGACAGTGTTTGTGATGCAACAGCATGAGTGGGTGAGTGTGCAATTGCCGAACCCGTTTTATCAATCCCCCTGCATCAGCAAATTTAGACACAACAGTCAGCTAACGCCATCCGCAGAAGCGTGAGTACCTTTAACCCGGTCTTGGCTGTGCAGTACAGCCTACAGGACTCCTTTAGAACTGGGAATCGTGTGGGCACGTCGAGGATCAATCTCGACTGCCATGCGTAGGGCACGGGCAAAGGCTTTAAACGTCGCCTCAATAATGTGGTGGGAGTTGATGCCATCCATCTGGCGAATGTGGAGTGTCATTTGAGCGTGGTTGACGATCGCCACAAAAAACTCGCGCACCAGTTGCGTATCATACGTGCCGACTCGTTGTGTCGGGATTTCTAAGCCATAGCTGAGGTGGGGTCGTCCCGAGAAGTCGAGCACGACTTGCACTAAGGCTTCGTCTAAAGGGGCAACAAAGTGACCAAAGCGGGTAATCCCTTTGCGATCGCCCAATGCTTTTGCCAACGCTTGCCCCAAGGTGATGCCCACATCTTCGTTGGTGTGGTGGTCGTCAATGTGCAAGTCGCCCTTTGCCTGCACATCTAGATCAATCAGTCCGTGCGAGGCGATCTGATCCAGCATGTGATCTAAAAAGGGAACTCCCGTCGCGGCAGTGCAGCGTCCCTCACCGTCGAGATTGAGGCTGACCTGCACATCGGTTTCCTTTGTGGTGCGGCTCACCGATGCGGTGCGAGTCAGAAACGCTGAGTTAGCAGGGGAGGCAAGGCTGGAGTTGAGATCGGTCGAGCGAGTTTGCATGGCATCGAAAGTAAACAGGAATGTCCACTTATTATCGCTTAAGGGCTAACTGTGTAGACACATCCCAGTCAGGTTGCTGGAGCATTACACGATCCTCCTGCCTGCGGTATCCCCTTTTCTAGCTACTGTGTACACAAATCTCGGTTGAGATGCCAACCTTGTGCACGATCCCCTCAAATCCCTGGACTTGGCTCCGGTTCCCTTCTTTTTCAAAGCTAACCGTGTACATACATCTCCTGTATCAACCTGCAAAATCCTGTATTTGCCCCCCAACCCCCAAAAATTGGGGGATTTCGATCCGCCTCCTGCCACTCACAGTTCCCCAGAATTGGGGGATTTAGGGGGCAAAGAAGCTAAGGCAAAACAGGAAACCGATGCCAGCGTAGGAGCGTTTCGCGAAACGCCCTTACAGGAGTTTTCATTGATGAAAATTGTCCTTCAGATCAGGACGTCGGTGGAGGTGCGATCGCAGACAAATACGGCATGACTGCATGAGGATAGGTACATCCCCGGCTTTTCAGTCGGTTTGAACGTAAGCGGCTATTCATCATTAAGCAATGCTTCAGCGTTACTCGATTCAGTTCAAGTGTGACTCAATAACGTTTGAGCGTTACTTGA
This Oscillatoria sp. FACHB-1407 DNA region includes the following protein-coding sequences:
- the urtE gene encoding urea ABC transporter ATP-binding subunit UrtE; translation: MLQVSGLNVYYGESHILRDVDLSVPKGQMVCLIGRNGVGKTTLLKTIMGLIQPRRGSIVFGDRPITGISPDQRARLGIGYVPQGREIIPRLTVKENLILGFEARAEKVKGPKNIPDEIFELFPVLKTMLGRMGGDLSGGQQQQLAIARALMGNPKLLVLDEPTEGIQPSIILDIEAAVRRIVATTGISVLLVEQHLHFVRQADRYYAMQKGGIVASGPTSELSNEVIQRFLAV
- the urtD gene encoding urea ABC transporter ATP-binding protein UrtD, encoding MSGKILEIENLTVDFDGFKALNHLNFSMDVGELRVIIGPNGAGKTTFLDVITGKVKPTEGRVLVKGRNVRSLKEHQIARFGVGRKFQTPRVYLNLTPRENLELACNRNKNVFSTLFQGTPAPEKRNVVSLLETIGLTHKADMKANLLSHGEKQWLEIGMLVAQSPDLLLVDEPVAGLTDEETERTGDLLLSLAESHSVIVIEHDMEFVRQIARQVTVLHEGSVLFEGTIDEVQSDPRVIEVYLGQEVHSEKPISLDQAVLEVASGSDVIG
- the urtC gene encoding urea ABC transporter permease subunit UrtC: MTTQAAVEPSVAKAGKQRSLLIESGIVLAIALALIFIVPAILSDFRLELLWRFLALAIVALGIDLIWGYTGLLSLGHGVFFALGGYALAMHMKLQIPASASIQLPEFMTLYGVTELPWFWKPFYSFSFSMFAVVLIPAILAAILGYLVFRNRIRGVYFSILTQATTIIFFNFFNGQQKLINGTNGLTDFNTLLGASVKDEGTRFGFYVATVIFLVLAYALCRWLTSGRFGRLLIAIRDDEPRVRFSGYDPTGFKVLVFAVSGALAGLAGAMFTLQTGIISPKSMDIAFSIEMVIWVAVGGRATLAGAVLGALVVNFAKSLLSEQFPDIWLFFQGGLFLLVVLAMPTGIVGVLRDRSVEWFQTLTGRRSVATYPSLEKDPEVQHERKNLGN
- the urtB gene encoding urea ABC transporter permease subunit UrtB, which codes for MLPSILDGVFSGLSIGSILLLAALGLAIVFGLMGVINMAHGELMMLGAYTTFVVQNAFKQIGGPLFEIYILFALVAAFIVAALVGLALERGVIRYLYGRPLETLLATWGVSLILQQFVRSVNWVLVIGLVLFCVLFFGGQWLLRRQSNVQQLKQWAIALLLSLSIAISLAVGTFLSQTYKLAVTEPWFGAQNKDVTAPAWLRGGFEIAGGYQLPYVRMFILVLTVICVVGVYFFLQKSPWGLRIRSVTQNRNMSACLGISTRKVDAITFAIGSGLAGVAGCAVSLLGSVGPNTGQNYIVNTFMVVVVGGVGNLFGSILGAMAIGISEYVIGTGMLAFLTKFQPLVDFFTFFATTSMAKVMVFALIVIFLQYRPGGLFPQKGRTVDA
- the urtA gene encoding urea ABC transporter substrate-binding protein — encoded protein: MTRLFGRRKFLLYGSAALGTSILLKACASAPTDTAESPAAESPAAESPAAAGGETIKVGILHSLSGTMAISEKSVVDSTKLAIKQINDAGGILGKQIEAIEEDGASDWPTFAEKATKLIDEDQVVVVFGCWTSASRKAVLPVFESKNHMLYYPVQYEGQECSKNIFYTGAAPNQQIEPSVDWLLENKGTDFYLVGSDYVFPRTANTIIKAQLEAKGGTTVGEDYLPLGNTEVAPIIAKIRSALPNGGVIYNTLNGDSNVAFFKQMQGAGLTPDKYPVMSVSIAEEEVQAIGKEYLLGHFAAWNYFMTVDTPENTAYVEAFKAEYGDTRVTNDPMEAAYISVNIWKQAVEKAGTEGTPSDLEAVRAAAYGQQFAAPEGPVTMNPNHHISKTVRIGEVRDDGLFEIVFETDGPVDPVPWNQFVAETKGFACDWTKTDVETPGKYQI
- the ureG gene encoding urease accessory protein UreG, translated to MHTFRVGIAGPVGSGKTALVDRLCKAMRDEFNIAVVTNDIYTQEDAQFLVRSEALERDRIVGVETGGCPHTAIREDASINLVAIEQLEQRFQPLDLVFVESGGDNLASTFSPELVDLTIYVIDVAAGDKIPRKGGPGITKSDLLVINKIDLAPYVGADLAVMERDARKMRGDKPFVFTNLKIHEGLPTIIDFIRLHMGKVTQLVEPISF
- a CDS encoding urease accessory protein UreF, with protein sequence MDTLPMTTEDVTRDPYALLRLLQLVSPALPVGAYTYSEGLETLVQAGQMTDAAGLQSWLEQELRYGAIRVEGAIALRAYHCTQQEDLTGLSNWNHWLSAFRETEELRQQSWQMGRSLTRLLLDLDPQLRDPIQACGDPCHFAIAFAIAAARWNIDPHSALLGYLQSWATNLVNAGVKLIPLGQTAGQQIGLALHPRLVAAVDDILLMPDNALDCCSWGVAIASMTHETLYSRLFRS
- the ureE gene encoding urease accessory protein UreE codes for the protein MLTYTQRIPQDSNVTIHRTLALTADERVRSRHYFESDGQAVYLQLPRGSILHHGDLLQSSENSSVLQVIAKPEPVLTVTATTPLLLLKAAYHLGNRHVALEVTRTYLRLSPDPVLRSMLEQMGLQIIEEVAPFQPEAGAYGHRQSSSSTAHTHEAHTHTHSHGEHAHGYPSHDH
- the hisB gene encoding imidazoleglycerol-phosphate dehydratase HisB, giving the protein MQTRSTDLNSSLASPANSAFLTRTASVSRTTKETDVQVSLNLDGEGRCTAATGVPFLDHMLDQIASHGLIDLDVQAKGDLHIDDHHTNEDVGITLGQALAKALGDRKGITRFGHFVAPLDEALVQVVLDFSGRPHLSYGLEIPTQRVGTYDTQLVREFFVAIVNHAQMTLHIRQMDGINSHHIIEATFKAFARALRMAVEIDPRRAHTIPSSKGVL